In Sebastes fasciatus isolate fSebFas1 chromosome 15, fSebFas1.pri, whole genome shotgun sequence, a genomic segment contains:
- the ktn1 gene encoding kinectin isoform X6 yields the protein MAVDIYDSQYLLILAPSLVIALMFLFFWLFMKETSYDEVLARQKRDLKLPPSKPDTRKKNEKKKSKKKESASGGGGGGGGGESEEDLRDFDGADGANSSSQEAEEEPAPVATPDPAPPIPIPNVPVSVSPEAPAGLRERKKKEKKAAKAAAAAAAAAAAASSEEPEVNGSKPISRKTETPLAAGKQSSPPSPQLEVQVQVQATQAPVQAQTPPQISGKKKEKKKQKAEPVDDQQPEVKAEQAPAPVKKEAPIVAETKVLDGAAPPATSGKKKNSAKKQKTEPDEAHVLADSAASANHQAGHNDDAPSKGSGKKQKNETDKENTEVKLKELLSGLSSLALSEAEAVSVMALLREKSPNALDAWQKSAARPDPAAQERERLLTTLQEEASIAKDKVKQLSQELQVEKQKTGRVEAVMREQRGVMEKELGSMQGKAQGSYQELQTMQIKFQQVREQLESQITRLQQENGILRDAVSSATNQMESKNSAELNKLRSEYAGLMKELADNNSKLQQEEHQRKSLEVNYKQNVSQLEAQLQDAKRRWEELQNFLHSVNAEREKLQASKQELHGQLLSVETEMNNKNKEIQTLHGSLTEAMVSKERLEQRVMELMEMSQHSMPDDSLQARVQDLVNENTGLQVQSETLQVQNESLHAQISSQVTHVSHMEELQKLLADKELQRKSLEDSLNAERSSGAGRETNMQALHNENMSLKAEVQNLQAQISDQTASQLALDQFQTSVREKEDNMKTVEDLLEKGLIEVANKEEELKAVREENEALKQETEALMRKIAEKASSESIVEELQSKIQEKDVKLKSLEESLQTAQDGSSTREKAVEGLEQQLAALQAEMEQLRQMEMPEELASCGTQLHELQTELAAKDQHIQMLHAELEIRTTELSEQVEQMHQQQSQTAVPSPELLTALSEKDKQVTELQGELAELRDSLELHRKKNNELREKNWSAMDALSATESMLQGKLSKAVKENQTALAMCQAECRDVLHRLLPLVPLPSEQNHQEWLHRFEGAVAEIPTAQSNPASGEAMLAEKLKEAEEAQRILQKDCETYKKVLAETEGILQRLQNSVEQEESRWRVKLEVSQGELREMGQKVTALEQDIERLTDGAELENLRREKQHLESELERAEQESATYVTEVRELKDLLTELQTRLDGSYTEAIRQNEELTLLKTHLTQTLSKLETEENERQKVAGDLYTAQQSLDLIQGELSKVTGNADDLIENSSLSSQREEIDRKEKMSAGLNQTVRELQQLLQGVSRQLTKRQEGEADKDLPVV from the exons ATGGCGGTGGATATCTACGACTCTCAGTACCTGCTCATCCTGGCCCCTTCCCTGGTCATTGCCCTCATGTTCCTCTTCTTCTGGCTCTTCATGAAGGAAACCTCCTACGACGAGGTGCTGGCCAGGCAGAAACGTGACCTCAAGCTACCACCATCCAAGCCAGACACCCGTAAGAAGAACGAAAAGAAGAAGAGCAAGAAGAAGGAGAGTGccagcggaggaggaggaggtggaggtggaggagagtcTGAAGAGGATCTTAGGGATTTTGATGGTGCTGATGGTGCCAACAGCTCCAgtcaggaggcagaggaggaaccTGCACCGGTGGCTACACCAGATCCTGCTCCACCAATTCCTATTCCCAATGTGCCTGTTTCAGTGTCACCTGAGGCTCCTGCTGGtctgagggagagaaagaagaaggaaaaaaaggctGCTAAAGCTGccgcagctgctgctgctgccgctgcagCTGCTTCTTCTGAGGAACCAGAAGTGAACGGCTCAAAGCCGATCAGCCGCAAGACAGAGACACCTCTGGCTGCGGGCAAACAGTCCAGCCCTCCCTCCCCACAGCTTGAGGTTCAGGTCCAGGTCCAAGCTACGCAGGCTCCTGTTCAGGCTCAGACACCTCCTCAGATCTCTgggaagaaaaaggagaagaagaaacaaaaagcTGAGCCTG TGGATGACCAGCAGCCAGAAGTTAAGGCTGAGCAGGCTCCAGCTCCAGTCAAGAAGGAAGCTCCCATTGTGGCTGAAACCAAAGTTCTGGACGGTGCAGCCCCGCCTGCTACCAGCGGCAAGAAGAAGAACTCTGCCAAGAAGCAGAAGACTGAGCCTG ATGAAGCCCATGTTCTGGCTGATTCTGCAGCTTCTGCCAACCACCAGGCAGGCCATAACGATGATGCACCATCCAAAGGGAGCGGCAAGAAACAGAAGAATGAGACGGACAAAG AGAACACGGAGGTGAAGCTGAAGGAGCTGCTGTCTGGTCTGTCCAGCCTGGCTCTGTCAGAGGCCGAGGCTGTCAGTGTGATGGCTCTCCTCCGGGAGAAGAGCCCCAATGCCTTGGATGCCTGGCAGAAA TCTGCAGCTAGGCCTGACCCAGCTGCacaggaaagagagagacttCTTACAACTCTGCAGGAGGAGGCTTCCATTGCCAAGGACAAAGTGAAACAGCTTAGCCAGGAGCTTCAGGTTGAGAAGCAAAAGACGGGCCGGGTGGAGGCCGTGATGAGGGAGCAACGTGGAGTCATGGAGAAAGAACTGGGTAGCATGCAGGGCAAAGCACAAGGCAGCTACCAGGAGCTCCAGACCATGCAGATAAAG TTCCAGCAGGTGAGGGAGCAGCTGGAAAGCCAGATCACTCGACTGCAGCAGGAGAACGGCATCCTGAGGGACGCAGTCAGCTCTGCCACCAACCAGATGGAGAGCAA GAATTCAGCAGAGCTGAACAAGCTGCGTTCTGAGTACGCCGGTCTGATGAAAGAGCTGGCAGACAACAACAGcaagctgcagcaggaggagcaCCAGAGGAAGTCACTGGAGGTCAACTACAAGCAGAACGTGTCCCAGCTGGAG gCCCAACTGCAGGATGCTAAGCGACGTTGGGAAGAACTGCAGAATTTCCTTCACAGTGTCaatgctgagagagagaaacttcAGGCCTCAAAGCAAG AGCTTCACGGCCAGCTGTTGTCAGTGGAGACGGAGATGAACAACAAGAACAAGGAGATCCAGACGCTACACGGCAGCCTGACTGAAGCCATGGTTTCCAAAGAGCGGCTGGAGCAGAGAGTGATGGAGCTTATGGAGATGTCCCAGCACAGTATGCCTGATGACTCGCTGCAAGCCCGGGTTCAG GACCTCGTGAATGAAAACACAGGTCTTCAGGTCCAGAGCGAGACCCTGCAAGTCCAGAATGAGTCCCTGCATGCCCAGATCTCTTCACAG gTCACCCATGTCTctcacatggaggagctacagaaGCT ATTGGCCGATAAGGAGTTGCAGAGGAAGAGTCTGGAGGATTCTCTAAATGCTGAGAGGAGCAGTGGGGCTGGTAGAGAAACTAACATGCAG GCCTTGCACAATGAGAACATGTCTCTGAAGGCAGAGGTTCAGAATCTGCAGGCACAGATTTCTGATCAG ACTGCCTCCCAACTGGCTTTGGACCAGTTCCAGACGAG TGTCCGGGAGAAGGAGGACAACATGAAAACTGTGGAGGACCTGCTGGAGAAGGGGCTGATAGAGGTGGCCAACAAGGAGGAAGAGCTCAag GCTGTAAGAGAAGAAAATGAGGCACTAAAACAAGAAACGGAGGCCCTTATGAGAAAGATAGCAGAAAAG GCATCATCAGAGTCGATAGTGGAAGAGCTCCAGAGCAA GATCCAAGAGAAGGATGTGAAGCTAAAATCACTGGAGGAGAGTCTACAGACGGCACAAGACGGCAGCTCCACCAGAGAGAAGGCAGTTGAG GGTCTGGAGCAGCAGTTGGCAGCCCTGCAGGCAGAGATGGAGCAGCTGAGACAGATGGAGATGCCAGAAGAGCTGGCCAGTTGTGGGACCCAGCTCCATGAACTCCAGACTGA ACTAGCAGCAAAGGACCAACATATCCAGATGCTGCATGCTGAGCTGGAGATAAGGACTACGGAGCTGAGTGAGCAGGTGGAGCAGATGCATCAACAG CAGTCCCAAACAGCAGTGCCAAGCCCAGAGCTTCTTACAGC GTTGTCAGAGAAGGACAAGCAGGTCACAGAACTGCAGGGTGAGCTGGCCGAGCTGAGGGACTCCCTGGAGCTTCATAGGAAGAAGAACAAT GAGCTTCGGGAGAAAAACTGGAGTGCAATGGACGCACTGTCAGCCACCGAGTCCATGCTTCAAGGAAAACTCAGCAAAGCTGTCAAG GAGAACCAGACAGCACTGGCAATGTGTCAGGCCGAGTGTCGAGATGTTCTGCACAGACTTCTGCCCCTTGTGCCTCTGCCCAGTGAGCAG AACCATCAGGAGTGGCTCCACAGATTTGAGGGGGCAGTAGCTGAAATCCCAACTGCACAATCCAACCCTGCATCAGGGGAAGCTATG CTGGCTGAGAAGCTGAAAGAAGCTGAGGAAGCCCAAAGGATTCTACAGAAAGACTGTGAGACGTACAAGAAGGTGTTGGCGGAGACG GAGGGCATCCTGCAGCGCCTCCAGAACAGCGTGGAGCAGGAGGAGTCTCGCTGGAGGGTGAAGCTGGAGGTATCGCAGGGAGAGCTCAGAGAG ATGGGccagaaagtcacagctctgGAGCAAGATATTGAGAGACTAACTGATGGAGCAGAGTTGGAAAAC CTTAGAAGAGAAAAGCAGCACTTGGAGTCCGAGTTGGAGAGGGCGGAGCAGGAGAGCGCCACCTATGTAACAGAGGTCAGAGAG CTCAAAGATCTGTTGACTGAATTGCAGACCAGACTTGATGGCTCATATACTGAGGCTATCAGACAGAATGAGGAGCTGACTTTG
- the ktn1 gene encoding kinectin isoform X9 gives MAVDIYDSQYLLILAPSLVIALMFLFFWLFMKETSYDEVLARQKRDLKLPPSKPDTRKKNEKKKSKKKESASGGGGGGGGGESEEDLRDFDGADGANSSSQEAEEEPAPVATPDPAPPIPIPNVPVSVSPEAPAGLRERKKKEKKAAKAAAAAAAAAAAASSEEPEVNGSKPISRKTETPLAAGKQSSPPSPQLEVQVQVQATQAPVQAQTPPQISGKKKEKKKQKAEPVIVDDQQPEVKAEQAPAPVKKEAPIVAETKVLDGAAPPATSGKKKNSAKKQKTEPVDEAHVLADSAASANHQAGHNDDAPSKGSGKKQKNETDKENTEVKLKELLSGLSSLALSEAEAVSVMALLREKSPNALDAWQKSAARPDPAAQERERLLTTLQEEASIAKDKVKQLSQELQVEKQKTGRVEAVMREQRGVMEKELGSMQGKAQGSYQELQTMQIKFQQVREQLESQITRLQQENGILRDAVSSATNQMESKNSAELNKLRSEYAGLMKELADNNSKLQQEEHQRKSLEVNYKQNVSQLEAQLQDAKRRWEELQNFLHSVNAEREKLQASKQELHGQLLSVETEMNNKNKEIQTLHGSLTEAMVSKERLEQRVMELMEMSQHSMPDDSLQARVQDLVNENTGLQVQSETLQVQNESLHAQISSQVTHVSHMEELQKLLADKELQRKSLEDSLNAERSSGAGRETNMQALHNENMSLKAEVQNLQAQISDQTASQLALDQFQTSVREKEDNMKTVEDLLEKGLIEVANKEEELKAVREENEALKQETEALMRKIAEKASSESIVEELQSKIQEKDVKLKSLEESLQTAQDGSSTREKAVEGLEQQLAALQAEMEQLRQMEMPEELASCGTQLHELQTELAAKDQHIQMLHAELEIRTTELSEQVEQMHQQQSQTAVPSPELLTALSEKDKQVTELQGELAELRDSLELHRKKNNENQTALAMCQAECRDVLHRLLPLVPLPSEQNHQEWLHRFEGAVAEIPTAQSNPASGEAMLAEKLKEAEEAQRILQKDCETYKKVLAETEGILQRLQNSVEQEESRWRVKLEVSQGELREMGQKVTALEQDIERLTDGAELENLRREKQHLESELERAEQESATYVTEVRELKDLLTELQTRLDGSYTEAIRQNEELTLLKTHLTQTLSKLETEENERQKVAGDLYTAQQSLDLIQGELSKVTGNADDLIENSSLSSQREEIDRKEKMSAGLNQTVRELQQLLQGVSRQLTKRQEGEADKDLPVV, from the exons ATGGCGGTGGATATCTACGACTCTCAGTACCTGCTCATCCTGGCCCCTTCCCTGGTCATTGCCCTCATGTTCCTCTTCTTCTGGCTCTTCATGAAGGAAACCTCCTACGACGAGGTGCTGGCCAGGCAGAAACGTGACCTCAAGCTACCACCATCCAAGCCAGACACCCGTAAGAAGAACGAAAAGAAGAAGAGCAAGAAGAAGGAGAGTGccagcggaggaggaggaggtggaggtggaggagagtcTGAAGAGGATCTTAGGGATTTTGATGGTGCTGATGGTGCCAACAGCTCCAgtcaggaggcagaggaggaaccTGCACCGGTGGCTACACCAGATCCTGCTCCACCAATTCCTATTCCCAATGTGCCTGTTTCAGTGTCACCTGAGGCTCCTGCTGGtctgagggagagaaagaagaaggaaaaaaaggctGCTAAAGCTGccgcagctgctgctgctgccgctgcagCTGCTTCTTCTGAGGAACCAGAAGTGAACGGCTCAAAGCCGATCAGCCGCAAGACAGAGACACCTCTGGCTGCGGGCAAACAGTCCAGCCCTCCCTCCCCACAGCTTGAGGTTCAGGTCCAGGTCCAAGCTACGCAGGCTCCTGTTCAGGCTCAGACACCTCCTCAGATCTCTgggaagaaaaaggagaagaagaaacaaaaagcTGAGCCTG TTATAGTGGATGACCAGCAGCCAGAAGTTAAGGCTGAGCAGGCTCCAGCTCCAGTCAAGAAGGAAGCTCCCATTGTGGCTGAAACCAAAGTTCTGGACGGTGCAGCCCCGCCTGCTACCAGCGGCAAGAAGAAGAACTCTGCCAAGAAGCAGAAGACTGAGCCTG TAGATGAAGCCCATGTTCTGGCTGATTCTGCAGCTTCTGCCAACCACCAGGCAGGCCATAACGATGATGCACCATCCAAAGGGAGCGGCAAGAAACAGAAGAATGAGACGGACAAAG AGAACACGGAGGTGAAGCTGAAGGAGCTGCTGTCTGGTCTGTCCAGCCTGGCTCTGTCAGAGGCCGAGGCTGTCAGTGTGATGGCTCTCCTCCGGGAGAAGAGCCCCAATGCCTTGGATGCCTGGCAGAAA TCTGCAGCTAGGCCTGACCCAGCTGCacaggaaagagagagacttCTTACAACTCTGCAGGAGGAGGCTTCCATTGCCAAGGACAAAGTGAAACAGCTTAGCCAGGAGCTTCAGGTTGAGAAGCAAAAGACGGGCCGGGTGGAGGCCGTGATGAGGGAGCAACGTGGAGTCATGGAGAAAGAACTGGGTAGCATGCAGGGCAAAGCACAAGGCAGCTACCAGGAGCTCCAGACCATGCAGATAAAG TTCCAGCAGGTGAGGGAGCAGCTGGAAAGCCAGATCACTCGACTGCAGCAGGAGAACGGCATCCTGAGGGACGCAGTCAGCTCTGCCACCAACCAGATGGAGAGCAA GAATTCAGCAGAGCTGAACAAGCTGCGTTCTGAGTACGCCGGTCTGATGAAAGAGCTGGCAGACAACAACAGcaagctgcagcaggaggagcaCCAGAGGAAGTCACTGGAGGTCAACTACAAGCAGAACGTGTCCCAGCTGGAG gCCCAACTGCAGGATGCTAAGCGACGTTGGGAAGAACTGCAGAATTTCCTTCACAGTGTCaatgctgagagagagaaacttcAGGCCTCAAAGCAAG AGCTTCACGGCCAGCTGTTGTCAGTGGAGACGGAGATGAACAACAAGAACAAGGAGATCCAGACGCTACACGGCAGCCTGACTGAAGCCATGGTTTCCAAAGAGCGGCTGGAGCAGAGAGTGATGGAGCTTATGGAGATGTCCCAGCACAGTATGCCTGATGACTCGCTGCAAGCCCGGGTTCAG GACCTCGTGAATGAAAACACAGGTCTTCAGGTCCAGAGCGAGACCCTGCAAGTCCAGAATGAGTCCCTGCATGCCCAGATCTCTTCACAG gTCACCCATGTCTctcacatggaggagctacagaaGCT ATTGGCCGATAAGGAGTTGCAGAGGAAGAGTCTGGAGGATTCTCTAAATGCTGAGAGGAGCAGTGGGGCTGGTAGAGAAACTAACATGCAG GCCTTGCACAATGAGAACATGTCTCTGAAGGCAGAGGTTCAGAATCTGCAGGCACAGATTTCTGATCAG ACTGCCTCCCAACTGGCTTTGGACCAGTTCCAGACGAG TGTCCGGGAGAAGGAGGACAACATGAAAACTGTGGAGGACCTGCTGGAGAAGGGGCTGATAGAGGTGGCCAACAAGGAGGAAGAGCTCAag GCTGTAAGAGAAGAAAATGAGGCACTAAAACAAGAAACGGAGGCCCTTATGAGAAAGATAGCAGAAAAG GCATCATCAGAGTCGATAGTGGAAGAGCTCCAGAGCAA GATCCAAGAGAAGGATGTGAAGCTAAAATCACTGGAGGAGAGTCTACAGACGGCACAAGACGGCAGCTCCACCAGAGAGAAGGCAGTTGAG GGTCTGGAGCAGCAGTTGGCAGCCCTGCAGGCAGAGATGGAGCAGCTGAGACAGATGGAGATGCCAGAAGAGCTGGCCAGTTGTGGGACCCAGCTCCATGAACTCCAGACTGA ACTAGCAGCAAAGGACCAACATATCCAGATGCTGCATGCTGAGCTGGAGATAAGGACTACGGAGCTGAGTGAGCAGGTGGAGCAGATGCATCAACAG CAGTCCCAAACAGCAGTGCCAAGCCCAGAGCTTCTTACAGC GTTGTCAGAGAAGGACAAGCAGGTCACAGAACTGCAGGGTGAGCTGGCCGAGCTGAGGGACTCCCTGGAGCTTCATAGGAAGAAGAACAAT GAGAACCAGACAGCACTGGCAATGTGTCAGGCCGAGTGTCGAGATGTTCTGCACAGACTTCTGCCCCTTGTGCCTCTGCCCAGTGAGCAG AACCATCAGGAGTGGCTCCACAGATTTGAGGGGGCAGTAGCTGAAATCCCAACTGCACAATCCAACCCTGCATCAGGGGAAGCTATG CTGGCTGAGAAGCTGAAAGAAGCTGAGGAAGCCCAAAGGATTCTACAGAAAGACTGTGAGACGTACAAGAAGGTGTTGGCGGAGACG GAGGGCATCCTGCAGCGCCTCCAGAACAGCGTGGAGCAGGAGGAGTCTCGCTGGAGGGTGAAGCTGGAGGTATCGCAGGGAGAGCTCAGAGAG ATGGGccagaaagtcacagctctgGAGCAAGATATTGAGAGACTAACTGATGGAGCAGAGTTGGAAAAC CTTAGAAGAGAAAAGCAGCACTTGGAGTCCGAGTTGGAGAGGGCGGAGCAGGAGAGCGCCACCTATGTAACAGAGGTCAGAGAG CTCAAAGATCTGTTGACTGAATTGCAGACCAGACTTGATGGCTCATATACTGAGGCTATCAGACAGAATGAGGAGCTGACTTTG
- the ktn1 gene encoding kinectin isoform X21, which translates to MAVDIYDSQYLLILAPSLVIALMFLFFWLFMKETSYDEVLARQKRDLKLPPSKPDTRKKNEKKKSKKKESASGGGGGGGGGESEEDLRDFDGADGANSSSQEAEEEPAPVATPDPAPPIPIPNVPVSVSPEAPAGLRERKKKEKKAAKAAAAAAAAAAAASSEEPEVNGSKPISRKTETPLAAGKQSSPPSPQLEVQVQVQATQAPVQAQTPPQISGKKKEKKKQKAEPVIVDDQQPEVKAEQAPAPVKKEAPIVAETKVLDGAAPPATSGKKKNSAKKQKTEPVDEAHVLADSAASANHQAGHNDDAPSKGSGKKQKNETDKENTEVKLKELLSGLSSLALSEAEAVSVMALLREKSPNALDAWQKSAARPDPAAQERERLLTTLQEEASIAKDKVKQLSQELQVEKQKTGRVEAVMREQRGVMEKELGSMQGKAQGSYQELQTMQIKFQQVREQLESQITRLQQENGILRDAVSSATNQMESKNSAELNKLRSEYAGLMKELADNNSKLQQEEHQRKSLEVNYKQNVSQLEAQLQDAKRRWEELQNFLHSVNAEREKLQASKQELHGQLLSVETEMNNKNKEIQTLHGSLTEAMVSKERLEQRVMELMEMSQHSMPDDSLQARVQDLVNENTGLQVQSETLQVQNESLHAQISSQVTHVSHMEELQKLLADKELQRKSLEDSLNAERSSGAGRETNMQALHNENMSLKAEVQNLQAQISDQTASQLALDQFQTSVREKEDNMKTVEDLLEKGLIEVANKEEELKAVREENEALKQETEALMRKIAEKASSESIVEELQSKIQEKDVKLKSLEESLQTAQDGSSTREKAVEGLEQQLAALQAEMEQLRQMEMPEELASCGTQLHELQTELAAKDQHIQMLHAELEIRTTELSEQVEQMHQQQSQTAVPSPELLTALSEKDKQVTELQGELAELRDSLELHRKKNNENQTALAMCQAECRDVLHRLLPLVPLPSEQNHQEWLHRFEGAVAEIPTAQSNPASGEAMLAEKLKEAEEAQRILQKDCETYKKVLAETEGILQRLQNSVEQEESRWRVKLEVSQGELREMGQKVTALEQDIERLTDGAELENLRREKQHLESELERAEQESATYVTEVRELKTHLTQTLSKLETEENERQKVAGDLYTAQQSLDLIQGELSKVTGNADDLIENSSLSSQREEIDRKEKMSAGLNQTVRELQQLLQGVSRQLTKRQEGEADKDLPVV; encoded by the exons ATGGCGGTGGATATCTACGACTCTCAGTACCTGCTCATCCTGGCCCCTTCCCTGGTCATTGCCCTCATGTTCCTCTTCTTCTGGCTCTTCATGAAGGAAACCTCCTACGACGAGGTGCTGGCCAGGCAGAAACGTGACCTCAAGCTACCACCATCCAAGCCAGACACCCGTAAGAAGAACGAAAAGAAGAAGAGCAAGAAGAAGGAGAGTGccagcggaggaggaggaggtggaggtggaggagagtcTGAAGAGGATCTTAGGGATTTTGATGGTGCTGATGGTGCCAACAGCTCCAgtcaggaggcagaggaggaaccTGCACCGGTGGCTACACCAGATCCTGCTCCACCAATTCCTATTCCCAATGTGCCTGTTTCAGTGTCACCTGAGGCTCCTGCTGGtctgagggagagaaagaagaaggaaaaaaaggctGCTAAAGCTGccgcagctgctgctgctgccgctgcagCTGCTTCTTCTGAGGAACCAGAAGTGAACGGCTCAAAGCCGATCAGCCGCAAGACAGAGACACCTCTGGCTGCGGGCAAACAGTCCAGCCCTCCCTCCCCACAGCTTGAGGTTCAGGTCCAGGTCCAAGCTACGCAGGCTCCTGTTCAGGCTCAGACACCTCCTCAGATCTCTgggaagaaaaaggagaagaagaaacaaaaagcTGAGCCTG TTATAGTGGATGACCAGCAGCCAGAAGTTAAGGCTGAGCAGGCTCCAGCTCCAGTCAAGAAGGAAGCTCCCATTGTGGCTGAAACCAAAGTTCTGGACGGTGCAGCCCCGCCTGCTACCAGCGGCAAGAAGAAGAACTCTGCCAAGAAGCAGAAGACTGAGCCTG TAGATGAAGCCCATGTTCTGGCTGATTCTGCAGCTTCTGCCAACCACCAGGCAGGCCATAACGATGATGCACCATCCAAAGGGAGCGGCAAGAAACAGAAGAATGAGACGGACAAAG AGAACACGGAGGTGAAGCTGAAGGAGCTGCTGTCTGGTCTGTCCAGCCTGGCTCTGTCAGAGGCCGAGGCTGTCAGTGTGATGGCTCTCCTCCGGGAGAAGAGCCCCAATGCCTTGGATGCCTGGCAGAAA TCTGCAGCTAGGCCTGACCCAGCTGCacaggaaagagagagacttCTTACAACTCTGCAGGAGGAGGCTTCCATTGCCAAGGACAAAGTGAAACAGCTTAGCCAGGAGCTTCAGGTTGAGAAGCAAAAGACGGGCCGGGTGGAGGCCGTGATGAGGGAGCAACGTGGAGTCATGGAGAAAGAACTGGGTAGCATGCAGGGCAAAGCACAAGGCAGCTACCAGGAGCTCCAGACCATGCAGATAAAG TTCCAGCAGGTGAGGGAGCAGCTGGAAAGCCAGATCACTCGACTGCAGCAGGAGAACGGCATCCTGAGGGACGCAGTCAGCTCTGCCACCAACCAGATGGAGAGCAA GAATTCAGCAGAGCTGAACAAGCTGCGTTCTGAGTACGCCGGTCTGATGAAAGAGCTGGCAGACAACAACAGcaagctgcagcaggaggagcaCCAGAGGAAGTCACTGGAGGTCAACTACAAGCAGAACGTGTCCCAGCTGGAG gCCCAACTGCAGGATGCTAAGCGACGTTGGGAAGAACTGCAGAATTTCCTTCACAGTGTCaatgctgagagagagaaacttcAGGCCTCAAAGCAAG AGCTTCACGGCCAGCTGTTGTCAGTGGAGACGGAGATGAACAACAAGAACAAGGAGATCCAGACGCTACACGGCAGCCTGACTGAAGCCATGGTTTCCAAAGAGCGGCTGGAGCAGAGAGTGATGGAGCTTATGGAGATGTCCCAGCACAGTATGCCTGATGACTCGCTGCAAGCCCGGGTTCAG GACCTCGTGAATGAAAACACAGGTCTTCAGGTCCAGAGCGAGACCCTGCAAGTCCAGAATGAGTCCCTGCATGCCCAGATCTCTTCACAG gTCACCCATGTCTctcacatggaggagctacagaaGCT ATTGGCCGATAAGGAGTTGCAGAGGAAGAGTCTGGAGGATTCTCTAAATGCTGAGAGGAGCAGTGGGGCTGGTAGAGAAACTAACATGCAG GCCTTGCACAATGAGAACATGTCTCTGAAGGCAGAGGTTCAGAATCTGCAGGCACAGATTTCTGATCAG ACTGCCTCCCAACTGGCTTTGGACCAGTTCCAGACGAG TGTCCGGGAGAAGGAGGACAACATGAAAACTGTGGAGGACCTGCTGGAGAAGGGGCTGATAGAGGTGGCCAACAAGGAGGAAGAGCTCAag GCTGTAAGAGAAGAAAATGAGGCACTAAAACAAGAAACGGAGGCCCTTATGAGAAAGATAGCAGAAAAG GCATCATCAGAGTCGATAGTGGAAGAGCTCCAGAGCAA GATCCAAGAGAAGGATGTGAAGCTAAAATCACTGGAGGAGAGTCTACAGACGGCACAAGACGGCAGCTCCACCAGAGAGAAGGCAGTTGAG GGTCTGGAGCAGCAGTTGGCAGCCCTGCAGGCAGAGATGGAGCAGCTGAGACAGATGGAGATGCCAGAAGAGCTGGCCAGTTGTGGGACCCAGCTCCATGAACTCCAGACTGA ACTAGCAGCAAAGGACCAACATATCCAGATGCTGCATGCTGAGCTGGAGATAAGGACTACGGAGCTGAGTGAGCAGGTGGAGCAGATGCATCAACAG CAGTCCCAAACAGCAGTGCCAAGCCCAGAGCTTCTTACAGC GTTGTCAGAGAAGGACAAGCAGGTCACAGAACTGCAGGGTGAGCTGGCCGAGCTGAGGGACTCCCTGGAGCTTCATAGGAAGAAGAACAAT GAGAACCAGACAGCACTGGCAATGTGTCAGGCCGAGTGTCGAGATGTTCTGCACAGACTTCTGCCCCTTGTGCCTCTGCCCAGTGAGCAG AACCATCAGGAGTGGCTCCACAGATTTGAGGGGGCAGTAGCTGAAATCCCAACTGCACAATCCAACCCTGCATCAGGGGAAGCTATG CTGGCTGAGAAGCTGAAAGAAGCTGAGGAAGCCCAAAGGATTCTACAGAAAGACTGTGAGACGTACAAGAAGGTGTTGGCGGAGACG GAGGGCATCCTGCAGCGCCTCCAGAACAGCGTGGAGCAGGAGGAGTCTCGCTGGAGGGTGAAGCTGGAGGTATCGCAGGGAGAGCTCAGAGAG ATGGGccagaaagtcacagctctgGAGCAAGATATTGAGAGACTAACTGATGGAGCAGAGTTGGAAAAC CTTAGAAGAGAAAAGCAGCACTTGGAGTCCGAGTTGGAGAGGGCGGAGCAGGAGAGCGCCACCTATGTAACAGAGGTCAGAGAG